The following are from one region of the Canis lupus familiaris isolate Mischka breed German Shepherd chromosome 30, alternate assembly UU_Cfam_GSD_1.0, whole genome shotgun sequence genome:
- the ZWILCH gene encoding protein zwilch homolog isoform X12 — translation MAHNPNMTHLKIHHPVTALPPLWVRCDSSDPEGTCWLGAELVTTNSIAGIVLYTVSCKADKTYSVNLEDLKSSHKKRHHLSIVTTRGFAQYELFKSTALDDTLAASQTTITLDISWSPVDEILQSPPLSSTATLNLKVESGEPRGPLNHLQRELKFLLVLADGLRTGVSEWPEPLEVKSAVELVQEFLNDLNKLDEFGDSTKKDTEIVKHDSAAVDRSIECLFTVRGDLDFAEQLWFKMSGSVVSYQDLVKCFTLIIQSLQRGDIQPWLHSGSNSLLSKLIHQSYHGTMDTVTLSGTIPVKMLLEIGLDKLKKDFISFFIGQELASLNHLEYFITPSVDIQEQVYRVQKLHHILEILVSCMLFIKPQHELLFALTQSCIKYYRQNPLDEQHVFQLPVRPAAVKNLYQSEKPQKWKVEISGGQKKVKTVWQLSDSAPVDHLSFHKPGKDDVSELTLNGSLEERIFFTNLVTCSQVHFK, via the exons ATGGCTCACAATCCTAATATGACCCACTTGAAGATTCATCATCCAGTTACTGCCCTTCCTCCCTTGTGGGTAAGGTGTGACAGTTCAGATCCTGAAGGGACCTGTTGGCTGGGAGCTGAACTTGTCACCACAAACAGCATTGCAGGAATTGTTTTATATACAGTCAGTTGTAAAG CTGATAAAACTTACTCTGTAAATCTGGAAGACCTGAAAAGTTCACATAAGAAAAGACATCACTTGTCTATT GTAACAACCAGGGGCTTTGCCCAGTATGAGCTCTTTAAGTCCACAGCCTTGGATGACACACTTGCTGCATCACAAACTACAATTACTTTGGATATTTCCTGGAGTCCTGTGGATGAGATTCTTCAAAGCCCTCCGCTGTCTTCAACTGCAACTCTG AACCTTAAAGTGGAGTCGGGAGAGCCCAGAGGTCCTTTGAATCATCTTCAGAGAGAACTGAAATTTCTCCTT GTTTTGGCTGATGGTTTGAGGACTGGTGTATCTGAATGGCCTGAGCCTCTAGAAGTAAAATCTGCTGTTGAACTTGTGCAAGAATTTCTGAATG ACTTAAATAAGCTGGATGAATTTGGTGATTCTacaaagaaagacacagag ATAGTAAAGCATGACAGTGCTGCAGTTGACCGCTCCATTGAGTGTCTCTTCACTGTACGGGGGGATCTCGACTTTGCTGAGCAGCTGTGGTTCAAAATGAGTGGTA GTGTGGTTTCATACCAAGACTTGGTGAAGTGTTTCACACTGATCATCCAGAGTCTGCAACGTGGTGATATACAGCCATGG cTCCACAGTGGAAGTAACAGTTTATTAAGTAAGCTTATTCATCAGTCTTATCATGGAACCATGGACACAGTTACTCTCAGTGGGACTATTCCAGTTAAGATGCTTTTGGAAATTGGTCTGGACAaactaaagaaagattttatcagTTTCTTCATAG GTCAGGAACTTGCATCTTTAAATCATTTG GAATATTTCATTACTCCATCAGTAGATATACAAGAACAGGTGTATCGTGTTCAAAAACTCCACCATATTCTAGAAATATTAGTCAGTTGCATGCTTTTCATTAAACCCCAACACGAGCTCCTCTTTGCTTTAACACA atcCTGCATAAAATATTACAGACAAAATCCTCTTGATGAGCAACACGTTTTTCAGCTGCCAGTTAGACCAGCTGCTGTAAAAAATTTGTATCAAAG TGAGAAGCCACAGAAATGGAAAGTGGAAATAAGTGGTGGTCAGAAGAAGGTGAAAACAGTTTGGCAACTGAGTGACAGCGCACCTGTAGACCATCTGAGTTTCCACAAACCTGGTAAAGATG ATGTTTCTGAATTAACATTGAATGGTAGCCTAGAAGAAAGGATCTTCTTCACTAACCTGGTTACCTGCAGCCAGGTGCATTTCAAGTGA